In Pongo abelii isolate AG06213 chromosome X, NHGRI_mPonAbe1-v2.0_pri, whole genome shotgun sequence, one DNA window encodes the following:
- the LOC129052868 gene encoding LOW QUALITY PROTEIN: spermatid nuclear transition protein 3 (The sequence of the model RefSeq protein was modified relative to this genomic sequence to represent the inferred CDS: inserted 2 bases in 1 codon; substituted 1 base at 1 genomic stop codon), with the protein MAKVTRKLKGSSKVMEQSNPSTKQLISSXKGKNKMKKSCQSRARKGGKVKKIQREIKRLLHGSSRKKSSGTSTEIPXKVKRVKRAKKFRPLAKIE; encoded by the exons ATGGCTAAAGTTACCAGAAAATTGAAGGGATCTAGCAAAGTTATGGAACAATCAAACCCAAGCACAAAACAATTAATCTCAAG AAAAGGGAAGAACAAGATGAAGAAATCCTGTCAATCCAGGGCCAGAAAAGGGGGCAAG GTGAAGAAGATACAGAGGGAGATAAAACGACTGCTTCATGGGagttcaagaaaaaaatcatctggTACTAGTACAGAAATTCCATGAAAggtaaaaagagtgaaaagagcCAAGAAGTTTCGGCCACTAGCAAAGATTGAGTAG